CACAAGCGAGgttcaccactttgtgaacaATTACATGAGCAAATAGtccaacagtttaaaaacaatgtttctcaACATACTATTGCAAGGAATTTAGGGATTTCATcgtctacagttcataatatcatcaaaagatttagAGAATCTGGACAAATCTCTGCAAGTAAGCAACAAAGCTGAAAACCAACAGTAAAAGCCCATGACCTTCGACCCCTCAGGCGGCACTGtattaaaaaccaacatcattCTGTAACGGATGTTACCACATTGACTCAGAAATACCTCAGAAAACCATTGTCAGTGAGCACAATTTATCGCTACATCTACAAGTGCAAGTTAAAACTACCATGCAAAGCAAAATCCACATATCAACAACACCTAGAAAGCTTCTCTGGGCCCGAGCTCATCTGAAATAGACTAATGCAAAATGGAaagtgtcctgtggtctgacaagtccacatttcaaaatgttttcagaaatcatgGATGTTTTGTCCTCCGGGCCAAAAAGGAAAAGGGCTGCCAGGATTGTTATCAGCCAGCCTCTCTaatggtatgggggtgtattGGTGCCCATGGCATGGGTAACTTGAACATCTGAGAAGGCACCATTAATGCTGAAAGGTACAGACAGGTTTTGGATTAACATTTGCTGCCATCCAAGCCACGTCTTTTTCAGGAACGTTCCTGCtcatttcagcaagacaatgccaaGCCACATTCTGCTCATGTTACGTCAGCATGGCTTTGTAAAAGAGTACAGGTACTGGACTGGCTTGCCTGCAGTCCAAACCTGTCTCCCATTGAAAATATGTGGATCATTATGAAGCTCAAAATACAAGAATGGAGACTGTTGAGCAACTGAAGTTGTACATCAAGCAAGAATGGGAAAGAATTCCACCTacaaagcttcaacaattaATGACCTCATTTCCCAAACACTTATTGAGTGTTAAAAGGAAAAGTGATGGAACACAGTGGGAGACATGAACCTGTCCCTGCTTTTTATGAACGTGTTGCAAggatcaaattcaaaatgagtgaatatctgcaaaaaacaataaagtttatcagtttgaacattaaatgtcttgtctttgtagtgtattcaattgaaaaaaagttgaaaaggatttgcaaatcattgtatttcatttttatttatgttttacacaacgtcctAACTTCATTGGACAGGAAGAAGAAGGCGCAAAAGTTGAAGGAAGtttggcagcaaaaaaaaaagcaagcatgGACGTGAGCAGTGAGAGTTGTGATATTtagcatgtttgtatttgataGTCAGGGAgtagttttgtgtgtttagggttaaatttagtttgtttcagtgtgtttgagtcaaaccaatGAGGCGAGTTTTGAACGTGGATCTCTAGCTTCTGTTTGAGGTTCAGACCCAGAGATGATGGCCTCAGCCTAGCACCAGGATTAGAGAAGTCAGGATTAGTCTTATACCTACACTGAGGCAGCTAACCAGTTATACTTGACGTAAAACGCTGGGTCAACACAAATGCAAATACCCAACTAACATTGGTATACATCCCATGtattttttcaaagacaaaccaCCTGAAATTGCTAACGTTATCCAGTTGACCTGACTCCATGATGTGCTCCTCTGTTCACCTTAATGTCCAAGGGAAAGATGTTGgtgcaacaaactgaaaagtgccACAGAAGGGTTACAGCATATTTTGCCTTATAAAAGAATTGGAATCGAAAATAGTTTGGAGCCGTAATCAAAACAAGGAATCAGAATCAACACTGGAATCATTCAAATTCAAGTGATACCCAACCCTAATGACAACTGGGAGAAGCACTGTCCAACTTCCCGTCTTGCTATAGAAACAGAATGAGGGGCATACGTTTTGAGAGGCATAAAGGCATCGTTTTGCCCTCAAAATTTGGATTcgctttctgtttttcatattgcttaaaagtatagtttaCTCAAATGGTTTATTGTGGGGGACAATCTTAGTTTTTCCAAAATTGGGGCGATCTCAACCCCTCTATGATTTCTGCCTATGAATCTGAAAAATTTAAGTggaacaaaaggacaaaaacaaaagcagtctGTAAAAggtgaattatttttaacagcACTGTAactttaaagcacatttttctttgattgTGTAATCTGAGGTAACTGGATGTGTAAGAAGTCAGCTGTCACTTCATGTTTGTTGCAGGAGGAACCATTGACATGACTGTCCATGAAGTCCTGAGAGGAGGAGCCCTGAAGGAGCTGCACAAAGCTTCAGGAAATGATCTGGGTGGACAAACTGTGGACAGAAAGTTCAAAGAGTTCCTCAGAGAAATATTCTGTGATGGTGTCTGGGATGAATATGAAAGAAATTACCCCAGTGAGGTTCAGGAAATGATGTATGACTTTACATTTCTCAAACAATTAGATGAAGATGTTGAGATCTACTGCTCATTTAACCTGGGAATGTTGgctcagaagaaacaaaacatagaaAAGTTCTTTGAATCAGTGGAAGGAGCTTCCTGGGATGAGGGAGCAATCAAAATCTCTAGAAACAAACTGAGGTCTTTCTTTGCTGAGAGTCTAAAGATCAGTGAGGAGATTGgagaaatcataaaaaaggaTTTCAGCATCGATTATGTCCTGTTGGTGGGGGGCTTTGCTAACAGCCTAGTACTCCGTCAGCACAGTATTGATCAGTTTAGCAAACGGTGTAAAGTCCTGTGTCCTGTCAGCCCTCAGGAAGCCATTGTGAGGGGAGCTGTAGAGTTTGGAAGAAACCCAGAGGTTGTGGTATCTCGTAAAAGTCGCTTTACTTACGGGGTGGCTGTGTGTGAGCCTTTTGATGAGTCCAAATATAAACCAGAGAAGAAAATCACAGCTGATGGAAAGGATTGGTGTCAGGATGTTTTTGGTAGACTGCTGGATGAAGGACAAGATGTTTACTGTAAGGAAACTACAGAGCACGTTGTATGTCTAGTAAATGAAAATCAGAAGTTGATGGAGATTAGATTTTATcgcacagaaagaaaagaccCTAAGTATGTGGACGACTGGGGAGTAGAGGAAGTCGGTTCAGTTAAGGTTGATCTGCCTGATATTACAGGAGGCAGAGAACGTGAAGTCAGAGTAGAAATCCTGTTTGGCTCAACAGAGATAACAGCCACAGCCACAGACGTGGTTTCTGGGTCAGAAGGATCAGTCAGCTTTAACTTTCTGACTGAAGcagaaacaagttaaaacaaccAGCTTCAGTATCATccagaagaacaagaaaaattatttttaacaataaaaatgaacattttgtaaaaggatttctttacattttttttaaaggtttctttattattcttaattttttttttttttttttttttttttttttttttttttttggggtgtggggggggggggggggggggggggggtttacaggaagctctgaatcaaagctctgcctctagagtccacacaggagctgaTATCTAAGATATTAGACTGTTGGTAGGTGAGAAGGAGACGGGAAGgaaggtcagtctggtttcagtgaagagtaacagggtcatttggtgaaaacctcataggctGTGGAATTCAGACAAACCATAGTTAGgtgttttatattataaaaactTTGCCACCACATCTGATAGTTCATACTTTTAGTTAAGAAGAAACTGCtggtaataaaatgtgtttcctgtcatttgttttacagcaaactGCTGTTAGTCCTTAGCTTCTAAaatttctgtatattttgtCTTTGCCCTTTGTTTCACATGTCTCTGTGTCTATATGTATAACTGCAGGATCGGCtgtttgaactgaactgaaagaaaGTAAACTGCCAATGTCGcctaaacaacatttttttattaattaaggTGTGAGTCCTCACACCTCCCAGAGGGATTATTTAAAGACTAAtctgaaatacattttgttattattggTACAGAATCACTTGTACAAGAGGAGCAACtgcattcacattttaaagtggaGGTGAAAACTTGGGATTTTACTGCcccaattttaaaataataataaaaaaaaaatcatactttGTCGTTATAAAAATGCATGCACTCTTTTTACTGGACTTAAGATGTCCCTGAGGCAGTCCAGAACATcacagcaggatgtaagatgcaggcaggcaaatcatacatggaacaccataaccaagcagctggaatagagtacaggaacatctggaagtctcacagtcaaagtgggagattccatctaaggtggtggagaacaGCAGGGCtcagatactgtgggacttccagattcAGACTGccaaacagctgatggctgaccACCCAGACactgtggtgatagataagatccagaagaaagcaggggtgatagatgtagcagtcgcaagagactgtaacatcaggagaagctggagaaacaccaagagctgaaagaggaaccagagtcaaggcctcagtggtaccagtggtcatcgaacccccaaactggaagagtgtctccaacagatcccaggtaCAACCTGATGGTGGCTGAGTTTGGCCTtgttgtcctgctgcagaacaaaTCTGGAGTcactacaaagaaaaaaggtgatCTAAAATGGACAGAAACAAGAGAACCTTTCAGccttgttgttttcagtgtgaTCTCTTTAAGGTGTTCAAACAACAACGATCAAATCAGCCCAGTGAGTGGACTGAATGGACAaagatttgtttctgttcagaaaaTGATCCTTACTAAAGTGTTGTAATGGTGAATTTAATGAGGTTTTTAATCCTGTTCTAGGATCTCTGTGGATTAGAAAAGAACCATAACCCTCTTCTGATGCAGTTTGAGTCCACCACAGCAGGAACAGGTCTGGACTTTGGACCATGATACCCTGATTCTGTAAGTCAGGGttcaataaaacaggaaaaccttCTTCAGGTCTCTGTGGAGCGggtttgaaaacagcagaaccTTTTCTGTCTCTCAGAGAAACTGGATTATTGAGGAGATTCTGATGTTAGACCTGCAGGCAGGAACCTCCAACACCAGGACCTGAGGAACTGGTCCCAGATCCACTGCCGGGTCTGGGTCCAAGTGTCACAGGTGGACCTGAAGAACTGGTCCTGGGTCAGCTGCAGGGTCTGGGTCCAGGTGTCACAGGTGGACCTGAGGAGCCGGTTCTGGGTTAGCTGCAGGGTCTGGGTCCAGGTGTCACAGGTGGACCTGAGGAGCCGGTTCTGGGTTAGCTGCAGGGTCTGGGTCCAGGTGTCACAGGTGGACCTGAGGAGCCGGTCCTGGATCAGCTGCAGGGTCTCCATTTGTCCACCTGATGGCGCCAAACTGAACAGAATCAGACTTGAGAGCAGAATCCTGCTGGGAGTTCTGACTGAAGAGAGAGATTCATCTGGGTGCGAggacctcctcttcctcctctaaCAGAGGATGTctcagaagaagaggaggagaaggaggaggtctcggaggaggaggaggtctcagaagaagaggaggaggaggagtcctGCTGCTAAAtgatctgattgtttttgaagAACCGGACCTCTTCACAGGaggagagttctgctgctggttctTCTTCAGGTTCTTTcactttctacatttttttcttgtctttgattaaaaactgtcAGGTGGGCGGAGCCAGAGCTGGTCCCACCTTCAGTTCTGatccagaaccatcagaactTCTCTGACCCAACCTGCGGGTCAAGCAGCTTCAGGGtgagtttttctgctttaaatgtttttgttttcaatctgagctgcttcaccagaaccaacagaacatGTTTGGTTCTACCTGTGGAACAGAGACAGAACAGTTCTTCACTTTCTCATTTCAGAAGCATTTTTCTCTGAATAAGATCTAGTAAAAATGAGCCCAAACGTTCCGCTGTCATGTGATTTTGTCGTTAATAAAACTCAGtgtttgcttcttgttttttaaaaagattttactttaactaatctgtcattttttaactttttataaaaatcctCAAAGTTGCTGTAAGTGTTTAgagcacatgtgtcaaactccattcctcaggggccactgtcctgcatgttttagacatgttcctgctttaaaacacctggtttaaatgaatgacttgttgccgtgctcctggagaacctgatgatttggtgaggaggtgattaaaccatttgaatcaggtgtgttggagcagaaagacctaaaacctccaggacagcggccctcaaggcctggagtctgacacccctggtttagagaTGAACTCAGAACAGGAAGTTTCATTCATCAGTTTGAGGCTTTGTAGAGTTAATTAGCTCATTAAACACCTGGAGCCTGAAGGCGACCATGAGACAGGTGAGCCAAATCATTATGAACAGCACAGCTCaggttctgtttaat
This genomic stretch from Kryptolebias marmoratus isolate JLee-2015 linkage group LG6, ASM164957v2, whole genome shotgun sequence harbors:
- the LOC108251292 gene encoding LOW QUALITY PROTEIN: heat shock 70 kDa protein 12A (The sequence of the model RefSeq protein was modified relative to this genomic sequence to represent the inferred CDS: substituted 1 base at 1 genomic stop codon) — encoded protein: MGDSFIIAIDFGTAYSGYAFNIPSSDKESDPYLKMWGNKQGLPTPKTPTCILFNEDEDFMLFGYEAKAAYINMRGDEAKKHLFFENFKMALYGRDLNRDITIKAANGKEMTAMKVFTESLRFLKEDALETISSNNEQIKSTSSTFTXVLTVPAIWDHSAKQFMREAAAQAGIVTEGDKNKLVIALEPEAASIWCKKLPADCFITQNLSENALDQSAGTKYIVVDCGGGTIDMTVHEVLRGGALKELHKASGNDLGGQTVDRKFKEFLREIFCDGVWDEYERNYPSEVQEMMYDFTFLKQLDEDVEIYCSFNLGMLAQKKQNIEKFFESVEGASWDEGAIKISRNKLRSFFAESLKISEEIGEIIKKDFSIDYVLLVGGFANSLVLRQHSIDQFSKRCKVLCPVSPQEAIVRGAVEFGRNPEVVVSRKSRFTYGVAVCEPFDESKYKPEKKITADGKDWCQDVFGRLLDEGQDVYCKETTEHVVCLVNENQKLMEIRFYRTERKDPKYVDDWGVEEVGSVKVDLPDITGGREREVRVEILFGSTEITATATDVVSGSEGSVSFNFLTEAETS